A window of Pararhodobacter sp. genomic DNA:
CCGTCTTGATATCACGCCGCGCCCAGCGCAGATCTTCAACCGAGATCACCTTGATCCCGACCTTAGCCGCCGGAGTATCGGCCAGCCCCGGTTTATTTTGCGTAAACAAAACCACCGTCGGCGGCGTATCGGCGGGCGGAAAGGCGAAATCGCGGTCGCCGGGCGCACCGCGCGTCACCTGCAAATACACAAGCCCGTCCTCGATGCCGTTCTGCGTCACCAGAGCGCGATGGATCTCCAACCACTCCGCGCGGATCAACGGGTTACGAATGTCCAGCGCATCCAGCGAGCGCTGCAACCGCACCGCGTGACCGTCAAAGTCGATCAGCTTGCCGCCCAACACGCTGGTCACCTCGTACACACCATCCGCCATCAAAAAGGCACGGTCAAAAATCGAAACCTTGGCCTGATCTTCGGGCAAATACTCGCCATTGACATAAACGGTGCGGGTCATGAGCTGTTTCTCCTTGGTTTGGGCCGTTCTTCATCGAACCCCGCAAAACGTCAAGAGCCCCGCGATCACCCCCAAAGCGCGGCCTCGGACGGATGCACCCCCGCCTCATCGAAACGCAACGGCGTTTCACGATCCTCGGCCAGCAGCAACGGCCCATCCAGATCGGTGACGGCAACGCCCTGCGCCACCAGAACCGCCGGTGCCATGGCCAAAGACGTGCCAACCATGCAGCCCACCATGACCTCGAACCCGGCATCCCGCGCCGCCTCGCGCAGCGCCAGCGCCTCGGTCAAGCCGCCGGTCTTGTCCAGCTTGATGTTGACCATGTCATATTTGCCCACCAACCCTGCCAAGCTGGCGCGATCATGGCAGCTCTCATCGGCACAAACCGGCAGAGGCCGCGCAATCTCGGCCAGCATCTCATCCTGACCCGCTGGCAGAGGCTGTTCGACCATCGCCACCCCAAGCCGCAGCAAATGCGGGGCCAAATCGCTATAAACCTCGGCGCTCCAGCCCTCGTTCGCATCCACCACGATCCGCGACCTCGGCGCCCCGGCCCGCACCGCTTCCAGCCGCGCCATATCATCCGCCGTGCCCAATTTGATCTTGAGCACCGGCCGATGCGCATGCCGCGCCGCCGCCGCACGCATGTTCTCGGGCGTATCCAGTGACAGGGTGAAACAGGTGATCTCTGGCCCCGGCGCCGCCAATCTCGCAAGCTGCCAGACCCGCTGGCCGGTCGCCTTGGCCTGCAAATCCCACAGTGCACAATCCACCGCATTACGCGCCGCCCCGGCGGGCAAGACCTCTTGCAACGCGCCCCGAGAGATATCGGATGGCAGGGTCGAAATCTGCGCGGCCACCAACTCCAGCGTCTCGTCATAGCGGGCATAAGGCACGCATTCGCCCCACCCTGTCACGCCGTCGCGGGTGATCCGCACGGTCAAGACCTTGGCTTCGGTCCGCGATCCGCGCGAAATGGTAAACACTTCCGCCAATCGAAAGCTCTCGGCCTGAACCGTAATCATCGCGCCTCTTTCATCTTGCCTGAAATACTCATCTGTTTTTTCTGGTGCCGGATATCAGCGCAGAGCACCCGCTCAGACGGCATCCAGCGCGTCAACCAGTTTCCCCGCGCCATAGCGGAACGGATCGGTCGCGGGCAGCCCCATGCGCGCCTCGACCTCGGCCAGATAGATGCGCGCATCTTTATCGCTCATGGCCTGCGTGTTGACCGATACCCCAATCACAACACAGGCCGGGTTCACCACCCGCGCCAAGGTCAGCGACAGGTCGCGCAGCGCCTCGAGGCTGGGCAACGCATAGCCCGGCAAGCCGCGCATGTGGGTCCGCGTCGGCTCGTGACACAGGATCAGCGCGTCGGGCTGCCCGCCGTGGATCAGCGCCATCGTGACCCCGGAATAGCTGATATGGAACAAGCTCCCCTGCCCCTCGATCAGGTCCCAATGGTCCTCTTCATTGTCGGGCGTCAGATATTCGATCGAGCCAGCCATGAAATCGGCAATCACCGCATCCAGAGGCACACCATCGCCGGTAATCAGGATGCCGGTTTGCCCCGTGGCGCGAAAACTGGCCTTCATGCCCCGGGTTTGCATCTCTTTTTCCATGCACAGCGCCGTGTACATCTTGCCAACCGAGCAATCCGTACCCACCGGCAGCACACGCTTGCCGCGCCGCTTCTCGCCATTGGCAATCGGATAGTTGACCGACGGGATACGCACATCGTGCAAGGTCCGGCCTGTCGTGCGGGCAACCGCAGCCAGATCCTCTTCGTCGCGCAGCAGATTGTGCAGGCCGGATGCAAGATCGAAGCCATCCTCCAGCGCCTCGACCAGAAATTTTTTCCACGCATGGCTGATCATGCCGCCCCGGTTCGCAACGCCGATCACAACTGTCTTTGCCCCCAGAGCCTTGGCCTCGATCAAGGTCAGATCAGGCAGGCCCATGTCGGCTTTGCAGCCCTCAAGCCGCAATTGCCCCACGGCAAAGTCCGGGCGCCAATCCTTGATGCCCTGCGCGACCTTGGCCGCCAGTTGATCCGGCGCATCGCCGAGAAACAAGAGATAGGGGGTCTCGATCATCGCTGCATCCTTCGCGCCAGTACAAGGCGCAGATTGCACCAAGCGTCTGCGAATGTCGTGTGGTTTTTGCCCGACATCCCGCCATTCTGTCGCAGGATCTTCGCAGAATTTCGGAATCTCTGAATGCTTCTTGCGCGGCAGATCATGGGGCCACCCACGCTGCATCGCAACACCGCCACCGCGCAGGTGCAGAAAATACCTTGCATCCCTGCGCGCAAGATAATATCCAAGCCGCCAATCGCCACGCAATTTCCTTACCATAGGTCCGCATGTCCTTTCGCATTCAACCCCCCGCCCCCGCCCGTCCCAATCGCTGCCAGTTGTTCGGGCCCGGATCGCGAACCGCTTTGTTCGAAAAAATGGCGGTGTCGGCGGCGGATGTGATCAATCTCGACCTCGAGGATTCCGTGGCACCGTCGGACAAGGACAGTGCGCGCCAGAACATCATTCAGGCGACCCATGATATCGACTGGAACACCAAATATCTGTCGGTGCGTATCAATGGGCTGGACACGCCCTATTGGTATCGCGACGTGGTGGATCTGTTGGAAAACGCCAGTGACCGGCTGGATCAGATCATGATCCCCAAGGTTGGTTGCGCCGCTGACGTCTACGCCGTCGACGCCCTGGTCACCGCAATTGAGCGCGCCAAGGGCCGCACCAAGCCGATCAGCCTTGAGGTGATCATTGAATCCGCCGCCGGCCTCGCGCATGTCGAAGAGATCGCCGCGTCCAGTCCGCGCCTGCAAGCCATGAGCCTTGGCGCCGCGGACTTTGCCGCCTCGATGGGGATGCAAACCACTGGTATCGGCGGCACGCAGGAAAACTACTACATGCTGCGCGACGGGGTGCAGCATTGGTCGGACCCCTGGCATTGGGCGCAAGCCGCAATCGTTGCCGCCTGCCGCACGCATGGTGTGTTGCCCGTCGATGGCCCGTTTGGCGATTTCAGCGACGACGAGGGGTTCCGCGCGCAGGCGCGTCGCTCGGCCACCTTGGGTATGGTCGGAAAATGGGCGATCCACCCCAAGCAGATCGCCTTGTCCAATGAGGTTTTCACCCCATCCGAGGCCGCCGTTGCCGAAGCCCGCGAGATCCTCGCAGCGATGGACGAGGCCAAAGCGCGCGGCGAAGGGGCCACCGTGTACAAAGGTCGGCTGGTCGATATTGCCTCGATCAAACAGGCCGAAGTGATCGTCAAACAATCCGAGATGATCGCCGGACACTGACCCAGAGATACGAGACCGGGCGGAGGAGGAGCCCCCGGATTTCGGAGGAGCGCGCGCGTCAGAGATCTCTGGCGCGCGCATTATTTTGTCAGACATTCCTCCCGAGTGACCGGCTTGCAGGACATGCCGGTAACCCTCGAGTATGATCCGAATCTTGGAAAACTTGTAGATCGGGCAAGGAAAAACGTAGAATTCAGGTTGTGAAAGTTGAGATTCTTCAAGTCTTACATCGGCCGAACTGGCTGGCGCAGCAGGGTCTTGAGTTTCTCGGGCGGGACCCTCCTTGGGTCGGACAGATAAATCTCGTGATGCAGACCGTGCAGCCTTAGCCCTTGTTTGGGTGCTTCGTCATGTATCCGCGCGATCAGCGGCGCCTCGTCGGCATAGGGGCCGATGTGCAGCGCCTGCAAACACGCGCCCTCTTCCAAGGTCAGCAACCGCAAGGCACCCAAAGAGTGCCGTGTCGCAGGCTTGTCCTTGCGCTTCGTCACGGCGGCGGCGCGCAGCGGTTCCAAGACCTCTTGGCCCAGCCACGAGGGCGCACGGATCATCATCGTCCAGCGCCATTCTTCGCGCCGCGCTTCGGAAAACGCAGCGTAATCGTCGGCCCACCATAGCCCTTCCAACGGGCCCACTTTCTCGTCATGGCCCAGTGTCTTGCCGTGAAACCGCGCGCCATATGCAACGGCGTAGAGCGCCTCAACCGCACCCGCATAACCATCCGAGCCCGGCGCGCCCTGCCCGTCCACCGCGAAATAGGTCATGGTCGGCACGTCGATCTTGTCGATCTGCCCGGCCTTTCCGCTCAACAAAGCGTCTTTTACCATGCGTCTCTCCTTGTCTGACCCTCACATGCCCGCCGCCGATAACGGCAAGTAAATGTCGGTGATCAGGTCTTCGGGAGCAGCCTGCGTCGGCGAGTTCACATAAAGCTCATAATGCGGCTCATCACGCGGCGTTTCCCCGCTTTGCACCAACCAAGTGCCAAAAAGCCACGTGTAAGCTTTGGATAAACCACTATACGGCCCAGTCACGCGCATCACAGCATACCGCCCGGCGGCTAGCTCTTGTGACAAAAGGCCCTCGGGCGCGGTTACGCCATCCGCAAACGTCACCGCCGCCATGCCGCGTAGCTTTGCCGGCGGCACAATTGCCGGGTCATCAAGATAAATCGCCACCATCCCGCGCACCTGCGGCCATAGCCCCGCCTTGCCGATGACGGCAGAAACCCGTTCAAATGCCTGACCTATCTGCGGATAGGGGCCTTGATGGCGCAGGCCATGAACGGATCGGGATGGCTGCTCGGAAATCGTGACGGGGTACATTTTGGGGTCTCCTGGTTTGAAGGCGAGGTAGAGTGGCAGCGCCAGATCAACGGGGTCGCGGCGAAATTGTGACGGGGTTTGCCCGAAGGCCGCCCGAAACGCGCGGCTGAAGCTGCCGGGATTGGGGTAACCATGCGCGCGCCCAACCTCGGCCACCGACGCGTTGCCGCGCCGCAGCGCCATCGCTGCGCGCTTCAGGCGGATGCGCCGCACAGCTTCAGCCACAGTCTCGCCGCTCATCGCGGTGAACACCCGATGAAAATGGAAACGCGACAGCGCCGCCGTGTCTGCCAGATCGTCCAACGAGTGATCCGCCGCCGGGTTTGTATGGATCGCCGCGTGCACACGCTGAATTCTGTTGTGGTAGTTTTCGTCCATATAGACCCCCATCTACCCGGTTCTTGCATAGCAGCACTTCGCAAGTCTTGCCATTCTGCCCCTATACACAGACGGTTTGCGGGGGTATGGGGGCTGCTTGACACATTTTTCCCCGGATTCCACCATGACCTCCCCTTTTTCGTCCCTGCCCGCACCTTTGTCGCAGGCTCTTGCCGACAAGGGGTATGAATCTTTAACGCCCGTTCAGGCCGCTGTTCTCGATCCTGAGCTGCGGGGCAAGGACCTGTTGGTCTCGGCGCAAACCGGGTCTGGCAAGACTGTCGCCTTTGGCGTCGCGATGGCCACGGATTTGTTGCTGTCAGGCGACATGCTGCCGCCGCCTGACTCGCCACGCGCGCTGGTGATCGCCCCAACCCGAGAATTGGCGTTGCAGGTCCGGCGCGAGTTCGAGTGGCTCTGGGGCAAAGCCGGGGCCGTTCTGGCCAGTTGCGTCGGCGGCATGGATGTGCGCACCGAAGCACGGGCGCTGGATCGTGGCGCGCATATCGTCGTCGGCACGCCCGGTCGTTTGCGCGATCATATCGAGCGTGGCCGGATCGACCTGTCGCAGGTGCAAGCCGTCACGCTGGACGAAGCCGACGAGAT
This region includes:
- the dgcA gene encoding N-acetyl-D-Glu racemase DgcA; translation: MITVQAESFRLAEVFTISRGSRTEAKVLTVRITRDGVTGWGECVPYARYDETLELVAAQISTLPSDISRGALQEVLPAGAARNAVDCALWDLQAKATGQRVWQLARLAAPGPEITCFTLSLDTPENMRAAAARHAHRPVLKIKLGTADDMARLEAVRAGAPRSRIVVDANEGWSAEVYSDLAPHLLRLGVAMVEQPLPAGQDEMLAEIARPLPVCADESCHDRASLAGLVGKYDMVNIKLDKTGGLTEALALREAARDAGFEVMVGCMVGTSLAMAPAVLVAQGVAVTDLDGPLLLAEDRETPLRFDEAGVHPSEAALWG
- a CDS encoding AraC family transcriptional regulator, with amino-acid sequence MDENYHNRIQRVHAAIHTNPAADHSLDDLADTAALSRFHFHRVFTAMSGETVAEAVRRIRLKRAAMALRRGNASVAEVGRAHGYPNPGSFSRAFRAAFGQTPSQFRRDPVDLALPLYLAFKPGDPKMYPVTISEQPSRSVHGLRHQGPYPQIGQAFERVSAVIGKAGLWPQVRGMVAIYLDDPAIVPPAKLRGMAAVTFADGVTAPEGLLSQELAAGRYAVMRVTGPYSGLSKAYTWLFGTWLVQSGETPRDEPHYELYVNSPTQAAPEDLITDIYLPLSAAGM
- a CDS encoding L-malyl-CoA/beta-methylmalyl-CoA lyase: MSFRIQPPAPARPNRCQLFGPGSRTALFEKMAVSAADVINLDLEDSVAPSDKDSARQNIIQATHDIDWNTKYLSVRINGLDTPYWYRDVVDLLENASDRLDQIMIPKVGCAADVYAVDALVTAIERAKGRTKPISLEVIIESAAGLAHVEEIAASSPRLQAMSLGAADFAASMGMQTTGIGGTQENYYMLRDGVQHWSDPWHWAQAAIVAACRTHGVLPVDGPFGDFSDDEGFRAQARRSATLGMVGKWAIHPKQIALSNEVFTPSEAAVAEAREILAAMDEAKARGEGATVYKGRLVDIASIKQAEVIVKQSEMIAGH
- a CDS encoding GyrI-like domain-containing protein yields the protein MVKDALLSGKAGQIDKIDVPTMTYFAVDGQGAPGSDGYAGAVEALYAVAYGARFHGKTLGHDEKVGPLEGLWWADDYAAFSEARREEWRWTMMIRAPSWLGQEVLEPLRAAAVTKRKDKPATRHSLGALRLLTLEEGACLQALHIGPYADEAPLIARIHDEAPKQGLRLHGLHHEIYLSDPRRVPPEKLKTLLRQPVRPM
- a CDS encoding D-amino-acid transaminase, with product MTRTVYVNGEYLPEDQAKVSIFDRAFLMADGVYEVTSVLGGKLIDFDGHAVRLQRSLDALDIRNPLIRAEWLEIHRALVTQNGIEDGLVYLQVTRGAPGDRDFAFPPADTPPTVVLFTQNKPGLADTPAAKVGIKVISVEDLRWARRDIKTVQLLYPSLAKMMAKKAGCDDAWLVEDGAVTEGTSNNAYIVKGNKIITRDLSHDILHGITRAAVLRFAREAQMEVEERAFTIAEAQLADEAFITSASAFVMPVVEIDGVALGGGKPGLVTARLREIYLDEVRKAAI
- the dgcN gene encoding N-acetyltransferase DgcN; the protein is MIETPYLLFLGDAPDQLAAKVAQGIKDWRPDFAVGQLRLEGCKADMGLPDLTLIEAKALGAKTVVIGVANRGGMISHAWKKFLVEALEDGFDLASGLHNLLRDEEDLAAVARTTGRTLHDVRIPSVNYPIANGEKRRGKRVLPVGTDCSVGKMYTALCMEKEMQTRGMKASFRATGQTGILITGDGVPLDAVIADFMAGSIEYLTPDNEEDHWDLIEGQGSLFHISYSGVTMALIHGGQPDALILCHEPTRTHMRGLPGYALPSLEALRDLSLTLARVVNPACVVIGVSVNTQAMSDKDARIYLAEVEARMGLPATDPFRYGAGKLVDALDAV